In the Euphorbia lathyris chromosome 5, ddEupLath1.1, whole genome shotgun sequence genome, one interval contains:
- the LOC136231219 gene encoding ABC transporter G family member 1-like, with translation MEPQIHIPRWTPNLSQTQNNHTPSSSRLDESELQSIVSEDDNNMEKLFPFSSGSGAVNIDIEMQPSPEHNNKQHSKGIFITWNDLQVTVPDAKKERRHILRGLTGYAEPGEVLAIMGPSGSGKSTLLDALAGRISSTAHQTGEILINGRKEALAFGTSTYVTQDDTLMTTLTVREAVYYSAQLQLPKSMSKSEKRERAEMTIREMGLQDCVNTRIGGWSKKGISGGQKRRVSICIEILTRPKLLFLDEPTSGLDSASSYHVMNRIVKLANQDGRTVIASIHQPSTEVFQLFHNLCLLSSGTSVYFGPVSMAEQFFSSNGFPCPNRRNPSDHYLRTINKDFMEVEDELGGSTKLNSEEVIDVLVKSYQSSQIWQHIQKHVAYICAKKGENMKKKGRQTSYITQCIVLTKRSFVNMYRDLGYYWLRLAIYIALCLCVGTIFHDIGFSYGSIQARGAMLMFVAAFLTFMAIGGFPSFVEDMKIFERERLNGHYGVGAFVIGNSLSSIPYLLMISLIPGAIAYYLVGLQKSFDHFVYFLLILFACMMLVESLMMIVASVVPDFLMGIITGAGIQGVMMLNGGFFRLPNDLPKPFWRYPMYYIAFHKYANQGFYKNEFQGLTFPNNQVGGSSTISGEDILQNVWQVEIGYSKWVDLGILLGMVVIYRLIFLGIIKIAEKVKPIIVTNYYGCLSFAGGQISQNPSSSP, from the exons ATGGAGCCTCAAATTCACATCCCAAGATGGACACCAAACCTATCCCAAACTCAGAATAACCACACACCAAGTTCATCAAGACTTGATGAGTCAGAGCTGCAAAGCATAGTCTCCGAGGATGACAACAACATGGAGAAGCTGTTCCCATTTAGCTCTGGCTCTGGTGCTGTTAACATTGACATTGAGATGCAACCATCACCTGAACATAATAATAAGCAGCATTCAAAGGGTATTTTCATAACATGGAATGATTTGCAGGTTACAGTTCCTGATGCTAAAAAAGAGCGGCGACATATTCTGAGAGGACTTACTGGTTATGCTGAGCCTGGTGAAGTTTTGGCTATTATGGGTCCTTCTGGCTCCGGCAAGTCTACTCTTCTTGATGCTTTGGCTG GGAGAATTAGTTCAACTGCACATCAAACTGGCGAAATCCTAATCAATGGTCGTAAGGAGGCACTTGCATTTGGAACATCT ACTTATGTGACTCAGGATGATACATTAATGACCACATTAACAGTTAGAGAAGCAGTGTATTATTCAGCTCAACTACAACTGCCAAAGTCTATGTCCAAATctgaaaagagagaaagagcTGAAATGACAATAAGAGAAATGGGTTTGCAAGATTGTGTTAATACAAGAATAGGAGGGTGGAGTAAGAAAGGGATAAGTGGTGGACAAAAAAGAAGAGTTAGCATTTGTATTGAAATCTTGACTCGACCTAAACTTCTCTTTCTTGATGAGCCTACAAGCGGATTGGATAGTGCATCATCTTACCATGTTATGAACCGTATTGTCAAGCTTGCTAACCAAGATGGAAGGACTGTGATTGCATCCATTCATCAACCTAGTACTGAAGTTTTCCAACTTTTCCATAATCTGTGTCTCCTTTCTTCCGGAACATCCGTCTATTTTGGTCCTGTGTCAATGGCAGAACAG tttttttctTCCAATGGTTTTCCTTGCCCTAATCGGAGAAACCCGTCTGATCATTACCTGAGGACTATAAACAAGGACTTTATG GAGGTCGAAGACGAGCTAGGTGGTTCAACAAAATTAAACTCAGAGGAAGTTATTGATGTTCTTGTTAAATCATACCAATCATCACAAATTTGGCAACACATTCAAAAACACGTGGCTTATATATGTGCAAAG AAGGGAGAAAATATGAAGAAGAAAGGAAGGCAAACAAGCTACATTACCCAATGTATTGTTCTTACCAAGAGATCCTTTGTGAATATGTATCGTGATCTAGGCTATTATTGGCTTCGTCTTGCAATCTACATTGCACTATGTCTATGTGTGGGGACTATCTTCCACGACATTGGCTTCTCTTATGGCTCAATTCAA GCTAGAGGAGCAATGCTTATGTTTGTTGCCGCATTTTTGACTTTCATGGCAATTGGTggttttccttctttcgtggaAGATATGAAG ATATTTGAACGAGAGAGACTAAATGGGCATTATGGTGTTGGTGCATTTGTGATTGGAAATTCATTGTCATCCATTCCTTACCTGTTAATGATATCATTAATCCCAGGAGCGATAGCATATTACTTGGTTGGACTTCAAAAGAGTTTTGATCACTTTGTCTACTTCTTATTGATATTATTTGCATGCATGATGCTAGTTGAGAGCTTGATGATGATAGTAGCAAGTGTAGTACCCGATTTCTTGATGGGGATAATAACAGGTGCTGGTATTCAAGGAGTGATGATGTTAAATGGTGGATTTTTTCGGTTGCCTAATGATCTTCCTAAACCATTCTGGAGATATCCAATGTATTATATTGCTTTCCATAAATATGCAAACCAAGGATTTTACAAGAACGAGTTTCAAGGATTGACATTTCCTAATAATCAAGTTGGTGGATCATCTACAATTAGTGGAGAAGATATTTTGCAAAATGTTTGGCAAGTTGAGATAGGTTACTCCAAATGGGTTGATCTTGGTATCTTGTTAGGAATGGTGGTTATTTATCGTCTCATCTTTTTAGGAATCATAAAGATCGCTGAAAAAGTTAAGCCTATTATTGTGACAAATTATTATGGTTGTTTGTCTTTTGCTGGTGGACAGATCTCTCAGAATCCCTCATCCTCACCTTAA